One genomic window of Aliiroseovarius sp. M344 includes the following:
- a CDS encoding cation:proton antiporter: MTAEFMLITFTLFLAGVLAVPIASRLGLGSVLGYLLAGIVISPFLHWIGADVVALQHFSEFGVVMMLFIVGLEMNPKSLWAMRSRIFVLGGLQVTVTTLLVMGVAMAFGQPWSVGLAIGLVFALSSTAIVNQTLREKGLLRSDGGQASFSVLLMQDIAVIPMLALIPLLALPELTEAMSHGHTGGDHGSGGLNLSLVQGLNGWQTGLVTLAAIAGVVFIGTYLTTPIFRFVARARLRELFVTTALMMVLGIALLMTLVGLSPALGTFLAGVVMAGSEYRHELESDIDPFKGIFLGVFFITVGASIDFGLLGQNIALVLGLTVGLIILKSAILLLLGQAFKLEGGDKWLFGLGLAQAGEFGFVLLSFTVANAVIPDGVADILLLVVALSMLLTPALFILYDRVIAPRYSYEDEREADKIEAPSQIIIAGHGRFGGIVNRGLRAAGLDTTVLDYSSEQLEMLRRFKISVHFGDATRPDLLHAAGIEEAKILVVAIDGKEAITGLTRYVCAHYPHVHVIARAVDRDHVYDLWSVGCRDVIRETYDSSLRATRSAFEALGHSRATAERMVAEFDASDREVMLELAELHDINIPMVENEAYMQRVSEMMEVWQEQMAGRVYNAKKKVD, translated from the coding sequence ATGACCGCTGAGTTTATGCTGATCACCTTCACGCTTTTTCTGGCGGGCGTGCTGGCTGTGCCAATTGCGTCGCGGCTTGGGCTAGGATCGGTGCTGGGATATCTGTTGGCTGGCATCGTGATCAGCCCGTTTCTGCATTGGATCGGCGCTGACGTGGTCGCGCTGCAGCATTTCTCGGAATTTGGCGTCGTCATGATGCTGTTCATTGTCGGGCTTGAAATGAACCCGAAATCGCTTTGGGCCATGCGGTCACGTATTTTCGTGCTGGGGGGGCTGCAAGTCACGGTGACAACATTGCTTGTCATGGGGGTCGCCATGGCCTTTGGGCAACCGTGGAGCGTCGGGTTGGCGATTGGTCTGGTCTTTGCCCTGTCTTCAACGGCGATCGTGAACCAAACATTGCGCGAGAAGGGATTGTTGCGTTCGGACGGTGGGCAGGCCAGCTTCTCGGTTCTGTTGATGCAGGATATTGCGGTCATCCCAATGCTGGCGCTGATCCCGCTGCTCGCCCTGCCTGAACTGACCGAGGCGATGTCGCATGGACATACAGGCGGCGATCATGGTTCGGGCGGCCTGAACCTGAGCCTGGTCCAAGGGTTGAACGGCTGGCAGACGGGTCTTGTCACACTTGCGGCAATCGCCGGAGTCGTCTTTATCGGCACCTACCTGACCACACCGATCTTCCGCTTTGTCGCCCGCGCCCGCCTGCGCGAACTTTTTGTCACCACCGCCCTTATGATGGTGCTTGGCATCGCGCTTCTTATGACACTGGTCGGGTTGTCACCCGCCTTGGGCACTTTCCTGGCTGGGGTCGTCATGGCCGGCAGCGAATATCGGCATGAGTTGGAAAGTGACATCGATCCCTTCAAGGGCATCTTTCTTGGGGTCTTTTTCATCACGGTCGGGGCAAGCATTGATTTCGGGCTACTTGGCCAGAACATCGCATTGGTTCTGGGGCTGACCGTCGGTCTGATCATCCTGAAATCTGCGATACTTCTGTTACTGGGACAGGCCTTCAAGCTTGAAGGTGGGGATAAGTGGCTGTTCGGGCTGGGCTTGGCGCAAGCTGGTGAATTTGGATTTGTTCTGTTGTCCTTCACGGTCGCAAACGCTGTTATCCCGGACGGGGTTGCAGATATTTTACTGCTGGTCGTTGCCTTGTCGATGCTGCTGACCCCTGCCCTGTTCATCCTTTACGACCGCGTCATCGCCCCGCGCTACTCGTACGAAGACGAGCGTGAGGCAGACAAGATCGAAGCTCCTTCGCAGATTATCATTGCGGGTCATGGCCGGTTTGGCGGCATCGTGAACCGGGGATTGCGCGCCGCCGGGCTTGATACGACGGTGCTTGACTATTCATCAGAACAGCTCGAGATGCTGCGCCGTTTCAAAATCAGCGTGCATTTCGGCGACGCCACGCGACCCGACCTTTTGCACGCCGCAGGAATTGAAGAAGCCAAGATCCTTGTGGTGGCCATCGACGGGAAAGAGGCTATCACCGGGCTGACGCGATATGTCTGCGCGCATTACCCGCACGTACATGTCATTGCCCGCGCGGTTGATCGCGACCACGTTTATGACCTTTGGTCTGTTGGATGTCGTGATGTCATCCGTGAGACCTATGACAGTTCGTTGCGCGCTACCCGATCAGCTTTCGAAGCCTTGGGCCACAGCCGCGCGACGGCGGAACGTATGGTCGCGGAATTTGATGCGTCGGACCGCGAGGTCATGCTGGAACTCGCGGAACTTCATGACATCAACATACCGATGGTCGAAAACGAAGCCTATATGCAACGTGTCAGCGAGATGATGGAGGTCTGGCAGGAGCAAATGGCAGGAAGGGTTTACAATGCAAAGAAAAAAGTTGACTGA